One Ananas comosus cultivar F153 linkage group 1, ASM154086v1, whole genome shotgun sequence DNA window includes the following coding sequences:
- the LOC109712234 gene encoding uncharacterized protein LOC109712234 gives MAIRVSHYLDEVSIVALSLASSPPLFSFSVSSHTALSVVSWPLPLSPTTSFTFSATPRSGRETIHRPSPPSPPRDLSPPSSCSRPLSPRSLPSSRALSTSSTHTTPTPPRHLARCAPGRTRASDPEHHRCDSTFARTHATATRSSPSTPRGAAREAQERGGSGQGYRQGARAAGRQARRRSTKPAGGDPSAARAAARPPAGTPSAPEHRHPAGAAAVPAPRPRLALHGDRTGEVGGAERGERRATGAESGLKGDARRSAGREKTRERGREPAGRGERRESETAGGDGKHREGARE, from the exons ATGGCTATTAGGGTTTCTCATTACTTAGATGAAG TCAGTATCGTCGCCCTCTCCCTCGCGTCCTCTCCTCcactcttctccttctccgtcTCGTCCCACACTGCCCTCTCCGTTGTCTCCTggcccctccctctctctcccaccaCCTCTTTCACCTTCTCCGCCACTCCTAGGTCGGGCCGGGAGACCATCCACCGGCCATCGCCGCCATCTCCCCCGCGTGATCTCTCTCCTCCCAGCAGCTGTTCTCGTCCTCTCTCGCCTCGGTCTCTTCCCTCATCTCGCGCCCTCTCCACCTCGTCCACACACACCACCCCTACCCCTCCGCGCCACCTTGCCCGGTGCGCGCCCGGCCGCACCCGAGCCTCCGACCCCGAGCACCACCGCTGCGACTCGACCTTCGCCCGGACGCACGCCACCGCCACACGCAGCAGCCCATCCACGCCGCGCGGGGCCGCGCGGGAGGCCCAGGAGAGAGGGGGGAGCGGGCAGGGGTACAGGCAAGGCGCCCGCGCGGCAGGCCGACAGGCCAGGCGTCGCTCAACTAAGCCTGCGGGCGGCGATCCCTCCGCCGcccgcgccgccgcgcgccCGCCCGCCGGCACGCCGAGCGCCCCCGAGCATCGCCACCCCGCCGGAGCCGCAGCCGTACCGGCCCCCCGCCCGCGGCTCGCGCTGCACGGAGACCGGACCGGGGAGGTGGGGGGGGCGGAACGAGGAGAGAGACGCGCGACAGGCGCAGAGAGCGGACTAAAGGGGGATGCAAGACGCTCGGCGGGAAGGGagaagacgagagagagagggagagagcctGCTGGGCGTGGAGAGAGGCGCGAGAGTGAGACGGCTGGGGGAGACGGGAAGCACAGAGAGGGAGccagagagtga